In Oryza brachyantha chromosome 2, ObraRS2, whole genome shotgun sequence, a single window of DNA contains:
- the LOC102706079 gene encoding transcription factor UNE12-like, with product MALVREPAMVYGGGFDAAAVEACGGFEHQLQLGYGHDALLDIDAAALFGGYGGCGLVQDGGAAGWAAGASSSVLAFDRAGRGGAQAAAAEEEGECDAWIEAMDQSYGGAGEAAQYRGAATMKTTATVAFDAASGCFSLTERPGGAGRQFGLLFPSTSGGASPDRAPPARGSQKRAQNAAESQAVSPSKKQCGASRKTSKAKSAPTTPTKDPQSLAAKNRRERISERLRILQELVPNGTKVDLVTMLEKAISYVKFLQLQVKVLAKDEFWPAQGGKAPEISQVKEALDAILSSSSSPPPPLAGRQPRN from the exons atGGCGCTGGTGCGGGAGCCTGCGATGGTGTATGGAGGAGggttcgacgccgccgccgtggaggcgTGCGGCGGCTTCGAGCACCAACTCCAGCTCGGGTACGGCCACGACGCGCTGCTCGACatcgacgcggcggcgctgttCGGGGGATACGGCGGCTGCGGACTCGTgcaggacggcggcgcggcgggatgggcggcgggcgcgtcgtcgtcggtgctcGCGTTCGACCGCGCCGGGCGGGGCGGCGctcaggcggcggcggcggaggaagagggagagtGCGACGCGTGGATCGAAGCCATGGACCAGAGctacggcggcgccggcgaggcggcgcagtaccgcggcgcggcgacgatgaaGACGACGGCGACTGTGGCCTTCGACGCGGCCTCCGGCTGCTTCAGCCTGACGGAGCGGCCCGGCGGTGCGGGGCGGCAGTTCGGGCTGCTGTTCCCGAGCACGTCGGGTGGCGCCTCTCCCGACCGCGCCCCGCCGGCGCGTGGCTCGCAGAAGCGGGCACAGAACGCGGCGGAGTCGCAGGCCGTGAGCCCTAGCAAGAAGCAGTGCGGCGCGAGCAGGAAGACAAGCAAGGCCAAGTCGGCGCCGACCACCCCAACCAAGGACCCCCAGAGCCTCGCGGCGAAG AATCGGCGCGAGAGGATCAGCGAGCGGCTGCGGATCCTGCAGGAGCTCGTGCCCAACGGCACCAAGGTCGACCTCGTCACCATGCTCGAGAAGGCCATCAGCTACGTCAAGTTCCTCCAGCTTCAAGTCAAG GTTCTTGCAAAGGACGAGTTCTGGCCGGCGCAGGGAGGGAAGGCGCCGGAGATCTCCCAGGTGAAGGAGGCGCTCGACGCCatcttgtcgtcgtcgtcgtcgccgccgccgccgctagctGGGAGACAACCCAGGAACTGA
- the LOC102706360 gene encoding putative receptor-like protein kinase At4g00960, whose amino-acid sequence MKGWEEEEEGVAGSSSYRFRHRRLMDSSPPADSGHSSHNGMPIMVSILAVVIVCTLLYCVYCWRWRKRNAVRRAQIESLRPLSNSDLPLMDLSSIYDATNHFSKENKLGEGGFGPVYRGVLGGGAEIAVKRLSARSRQGAAEFRNEVELIAKLQHRNLVRLLGCCVEKDEKMLIYEYLPNRSLDAFLFDSKRRAQLDWKMRQCIILGIARGLLYLHEDSCLKVIHRDLKASNVLLDNKMNPKISDFGMAKIFREEGNEVNTGHVVGTYGYMAPEYAMEGVFSVKSDVFSLGVLVLEILSGQRNGAMYLQNHQQTLIQDAWKLWSEDKAAEFMDPSLGGDYSKEEAWRCFHVGLLCVQESPELRPTMSNVVLMLISDQMQLPEPAQPPLFAARVKKAVVSASEFSLAMKTETTKTQSVNDVSISMIEPR is encoded by the exons ATGAAGGGctgggaagaagaagaagaaggcgtgGCTGGATCGTCGTCGTACCGTTTTCGACATCGCCGGTTGATGGATTCATCACCTCCGGCTGATTCAG GTCACTCGAGCCACAATGGGATGCCGATAATGGTCTCGATTCTGGCGGTGGTCATCGTCTGCACCCTCCTCTACTGCGTGTACTGCTGGAGATGGAGGAAGCGCAACG CCGTCAGGAGGGCGCAGATAGAGAGCCTGAGGCCACTGTCAAACTCGGACCTGCCTCTCATGGACCTCTCCTCCATCTACGACGCCACCAACCATTTCTCCAAGGAGAACAAGCTCGGCGAAGGCGGATTCGGGCCTGTCTATAGG GGTGTTCTGGGGGGCGGCGCGGAGATCGCCGTGAAGCGGCTGTCGGCGAGGTCCCGGCAGGGCGCGGCGGAGTTCAGGAACGAGGTGGAGCTGATCGCCAAGCTGCAGCACAGGAACCTGGTCAGGCTGCTCGGCTGCTGCGTGGAGAAGGACGAGAAGATGCTCATCTACGAGTACCTCCCCAACAGAAGCCTCGATGCCTTCCTCTTCG ATTCCAAACGGAGAGCTCAACTGGACTGGAAGATGCGGCAGTGCATCATCCTGGGGATCGCCCGTGGGCTTCTCTACCTCCACGAGGATTCATGCCTCAAGGTCATCCACAGGGACCTCAAGGCCAGCAACGTGCTCCTCGACAACAAGATGAACCCTAAGATCTCCGACTTCGGCATGGCCAAGATCTTCCGGGAGGAGGGCAACGAGGTCAACACCGGCCACGTCGTGGGCACGTA tggGTACATGGCGCCGGAGTACGCGATGGAGGGCGTCTTCTCGGTGAAGTCCGACGTGTTCAGCCTCGGCGTTCTGGTGCTCGAGATCCTCAGCGGCCAGCGCAACGGCGCAATGTACCTTCAGAATCACCAGCAAACCCTTATCCAAGAT GCATGGAAGCTGTGGAGCGAGGACAAGGCGGCGGAGTTCATGGACCCGTCGCTGGGCGGCGACTACTCCAAGGAGGAGGCGTGGCGGTGCTTCCACGTCGGGCTGCTCTGCGTGCAGGAGAGCCCGGAGCTCCGGCCGACCATGTCCAACGTCGTGCTCATGCTCATCAGCGACCAGATGCAGCTGCCGGAGCCCGCGCAGCCGCCGCTGTTCGCGGCACGTGTGAAGAAGGCCGTCGTCTCGGCGTCGGAGTTCTCGCTGGCGATGAAGACGGAGACCACCAAGACGCAGTCCGTCAACGACGTGTCCATCTCCATGATCGAGCCacgataa